AGAGGTCTCTGGAAAGTTAAGGTTTTAAAAGAGCCTTCGATTTAATTTTTAAAAGCAATTCTTCTTTTTTCAGCATACATTTAGATTAAAGGTTGCCGATTAGTTTTTTCAATCTATGCATCTTTAGAGTTATCAATTAAAAGCTGTCGATAGGTAGAAAATATTCTTGACTTGGAAAGCATTCCAATATAAACACCGCTATCATCAACAACCGGCAAATTCCATGCTTCTGACTCATCAAATTTTTTCATAACCTCAGTCATATCATCTTTCAATTCAACCACTTTTCTGACCGGCTTTAGCAGTTCATGGGCATAGGTTACATCATATAGTTTTTCTTTAAACATGATTTCCCGAATGTCATCCAAAGTGATAATCCCTAACAATTTACCGTCATTATCAACAATTGGGAATATATTTCTCTTATGAGCTGCTACTATTTCTACAATATTTCTGAGTGTAGCGTCCTGTTTAATTATTTTTAAATCTCTTTCAATTACGGAGCTGATTTTAAGTAGAGTTAACACTTCCTCATCTTTATCTTGTTTAAGCTGGTGACCTTTTCGAGCCAGTTGAATTGCGTAAATACTATCTTTTTGGTAAACTATAACGGTAGCATAAGAAATACCGGAAACTATCATCAATGGTGCAATTAACTCATAACTGGAGGTTATCTCTGCAATTAAAAAAATGCCGGTAAGTGGCGCATGCATAACCCCACTTATAACAGCCGTCATGCCTACTAATGCAAAGTTTTCTTTAGGAAGTTCTTCAAACACACCTGTCATATTTACCACGCTGGCAAACAGATAACCTAAAAAAGCACCGGTAAAAATTGATGGGGCAAAAATACCTCCATTTCCGCCACCTCCGGTTGTAAATGCTGCTGCCAAAACTTTAAAAAGCATCACAAAAAACATGAACACTAAAACTATCCAGTATGAGTCAACCCAATTATAAAAGAGACTATTAGAAAGCAATTCCTCAACATTACCTTGCAATATATACCTTATGGCAAAATAACCTTCACCATAGAGAGGAGGAAATAAAAAAATAAGTGCTCCCAATCCCAAACCACCGATAAGTGCTTTTTTAAATCGATTGATACCAAACTTACTAAACCATGATTCAAGAGACAGCGTTACTCTGGTAAAGTAAATAGAAAACAATCCGGCAATTAAGCCAAGTAAAACAAAAAACGGGATTTGCTCTAATCTGAAAGGAGCCACTAAATTAAATTCGAAAGTACCTGCCTCCCCCATTAATAAAGAACTAACAAGCGTTCCGGTCACAGATGCCAGCAACAAAGGAATAAAAGAAGGAATGCTAAGTGTTAATAAAAGTATCTCCAGCGTAAAAACTACTCCGGTAACGGGAGCATTAAAAATAGCTGAAGTGGCTGCCGCTGCTCCGCATCCAATTAACAAAATTCTCTTCTTATAATCAAACCTGAAAAAACGTCCAAAAACGGAAGCAATAGCAGAGCCGGTAGTTACGATAGGTGCCTCTAATCCAACAGAACCTCCAAATCCAACAGTCAAAGC
This Chitinophagaceae bacterium DNA region includes the following protein-coding sequences:
- a CDS encoding chloride channel protein encodes the protein MLQKIKIYFLNWLTRNVKADYLMLIISICIGLFAGLAAVILKTSIHFIQDFLTRDFRISLPNFLYFLYPMVGMFLTILFIKYLNRNKLGHGLTNVIYSIRKKAGFIERDKTYSHMATSALTVGFGGSVGLEAPIVTTGSAIASVFGRFFRFDYKKRILLIGCGAAAATSAIFNAPVTGVVFTLEILLLTLSIPSFIPLLLASVTGTLVSSLLMGEAGTFEFNLVAPFRLEQIPFFVLLGLIAGLFSIYFTRVTLSLESWFSKFGINRFKKALIGGLGLGALIFLFPPLYGEGYFAIRYILQGNVEELLSNSLFYNWVDSYWIVLVFMFFVMLFKVLAAAFTTGGGGNGGIFAPSIFTGAFLGYLFASVVNMTGVFEELPKENFALVGMTAVISGVMHAPLTGIFLIAEITSSYELIAPLMIVSGISYATVIVYQKDSIYAIQLARKGHQLKQDKDEEVLTLLKISSVIERDLKIIKQDATLRNIVEIVAAHKRNIFPIVDNDGKLLGIITLDDIREIMFKEKLYDVTYAHELLKPVRKVVELKDDMTEVMKKFDESEAWNLPVVDDSGVYIGMLSKSRIFSTYRQLLIDNSKDA